Proteins from a genomic interval of Mesobacillus sp. S13:
- the fdhF gene encoding formate dehydrogenase subunit alpha: MSGKINVTINGADVAAKENQTILQYLSDSSIEVPSVCYHPSLGPIETCDTCIVEVNGEMVRSCSTIMKDGDTIDTVAPDVKKAQTMAMDKILFNHELYCTVCDYNNGMCEVHNTVKEMKINHQSIPFDQKPYEKDESNPFYRYDPDQCILCGRCVEACQDVQVTETLRIDWDRERPRVIWDNDVPINESSCVSCGHCSTVCPCNAMMEKGMEGEAGFLTGIAKETLRPMIDITKNVETGYGSILAISDMEAAMRESRIKKTKTVCTYCGVGCSFDVWTKDREILKIEPQVEAPANGISTCIKGKFGWDFVNSEERLTKPLIREGDSFREAEWEEALDLISRKFTEIKNEFGPDSLGFITSSKCTNEESYLMQKLARSVIGTNNVDNCSRYCQTPATVGLFRTVGHGGDAGSITDIAMADLVIIVGSNTAEAHPVLATRVKRAQKLNGQKLIVADLREHEMADRADLFIRPKAGSDLVWISAVTKYIIDQGWADEEFLNNKVNGLSEYVNSLEGFTLEYAVKTTGLSKDTLIEIAESIHKANSVCALWAMGVTQHIGGSDTSTAISNLLLITGNYGRPGTGAYPLRGHNNVQGAGDFGSSPDSLPGYQKVTDEETRMKFEQAWGTRLPAEPGINNHDMVEGMHNETLKALYIKGEEMGLVDSNINHVQAGYEKLDFFVVQDVFFSRTAQFADVVLPASPSFEKEGTFTNTERRIQRLYQVFDPVGESKPDWQILIEVANRLGAGWTYEHPSEIMAEAASLMPIYSGVTYERLEGYKSLQWPVQPDGTDSPVLYLDGFPFPDGKARLYPVKWSIPIQYGEEYDIHVNNGRLLEHFHEGNLTYKSEGITSKTPETFLEVSPELAEERGLKDGTLIRLTSPYGNLKVRCVVTDRVAGKEVYLPMNDQGDAAINLLTSSYGDKNTDTPAYKETKAKMEILQFEGVNPLPRNNFRYGNPQPQIGVQVEKKWARPDYSFPGDLVKKERTQHG; encoded by the coding sequence TTGTCTGGCAAAATAAATGTAACAATTAACGGTGCTGACGTGGCGGCTAAAGAAAATCAAACAATCCTGCAATACCTTTCAGATAGCTCAATCGAAGTGCCAAGTGTATGCTATCATCCAAGCCTTGGCCCAATTGAGACGTGTGATACTTGTATTGTAGAAGTGAACGGAGAAATGGTCAGGTCTTGTTCGACAATCATGAAGGATGGAGATACCATCGACACAGTGGCGCCAGATGTTAAGAAAGCACAAACAATGGCGATGGACAAGATTTTGTTTAATCATGAACTGTATTGTACTGTCTGTGATTACAATAATGGGATGTGTGAGGTACATAACACGGTAAAAGAAATGAAAATCAATCACCAGAGCATTCCATTTGATCAAAAGCCTTATGAGAAAGATGAATCAAACCCTTTTTACCGTTATGACCCGGATCAATGTATTTTGTGCGGGAGATGTGTGGAAGCCTGTCAGGATGTACAGGTAACAGAGACGCTGAGAATCGATTGGGATCGTGAACGCCCGCGTGTCATTTGGGATAATGATGTACCAATCAATGAATCCTCATGTGTTTCATGTGGACATTGTTCTACGGTATGTCCTTGTAATGCAATGATGGAAAAAGGAATGGAAGGAGAAGCCGGCTTTTTGACAGGGATCGCAAAAGAAACCTTGCGGCCGATGATTGATATTACCAAGAATGTTGAGACAGGTTACGGTTCCATCCTGGCGATTTCGGATATGGAAGCTGCCATGCGTGAATCCAGAATCAAGAAAACGAAGACTGTTTGCACATACTGTGGAGTAGGCTGCAGTTTTGATGTTTGGACAAAGGACCGGGAAATCCTGAAGATCGAGCCACAGGTGGAAGCTCCAGCGAACGGAATTTCTACATGTATAAAAGGCAAATTCGGATGGGATTTCGTTAACAGTGAAGAGCGCCTGACAAAGCCTTTGATTCGTGAAGGAGATAGCTTCAGGGAAGCGGAATGGGAAGAAGCGTTGGACCTCATCTCCCGTAAATTCACAGAGATCAAGAATGAGTTTGGTCCTGACTCTTTAGGCTTCATAACATCGTCTAAATGTACGAATGAAGAATCCTATTTAATGCAAAAGCTGGCCAGGTCTGTAATTGGCACAAACAATGTTGATAATTGTTCCAGGTATTGCCAAACACCTGCTACTGTAGGATTGTTCAGGACAGTTGGACATGGAGGCGATGCTGGATCGATTACAGATATCGCGATGGCTGATTTGGTCATCATTGTTGGATCGAATACAGCAGAAGCCCATCCGGTACTGGCTACAAGGGTTAAGCGGGCACAGAAGTTGAATGGCCAAAAGCTTATTGTTGCTGATTTGCGAGAGCATGAAATGGCTGACCGTGCAGATTTGTTTATACGTCCTAAGGCAGGCAGTGACCTTGTCTGGATTTCCGCTGTGACAAAGTATATTATCGACCAGGGGTGGGCGGATGAAGAATTCCTGAACAATAAAGTCAATGGACTTTCAGAATACGTAAACAGTCTTGAAGGTTTCACTTTGGAATATGCAGTAAAAACTACAGGTCTTTCTAAAGATACGCTGATTGAGATTGCTGAGAGTATTCATAAAGCTAATAGCGTTTGTGCATTATGGGCAATGGGAGTTACACAGCATATTGGAGGGAGCGACACCAGTACAGCGATTTCGAACCTATTGCTGATTACCGGAAATTACGGCCGTCCAGGAACGGGAGCATACCCACTGCGTGGACATAACAATGTCCAGGGCGCAGGCGATTTTGGCAGCAGCCCGGACTCACTGCCAGGATACCAAAAGGTAACCGATGAAGAGACGCGCATGAAGTTTGAACAGGCATGGGGAACCAGGCTGCCTGCTGAACCAGGGATCAATAACCATGACATGGTTGAAGGGATGCATAATGAAACTCTCAAAGCCCTTTACATCAAGGGTGAGGAGATGGGCCTTGTGGATTCCAATATCAATCACGTCCAGGCCGGCTACGAAAAACTCGACTTCTTTGTAGTCCAGGATGTGTTCTTTTCCAGGACCGCACAATTTGCAGACGTAGTTTTACCAGCAAGCCCAAGCTTTGAAAAAGAGGGAACGTTTACGAATACCGAGCGCAGGATTCAGCGTTTGTACCAGGTATTCGACCCGGTTGGAGAATCAAAACCTGATTGGCAGATCCTGATTGAAGTCGCTAACCGCCTTGGGGCAGGCTGGACTTATGAGCATCCTTCTGAAATCATGGCCGAGGCAGCAAGCCTAATGCCGATATACTCTGGCGTGACGTATGAACGTCTTGAAGGGTACAAGAGCCTTCAATGGCCTGTTCAGCCGGATGGAACTGACAGTCCTGTACTGTATTTGGATGGCTTCCCGTTCCCTGATGGGAAAGCACGTCTTTATCCTGTGAAATGGTCGATTCCTATCCAATATGGAGAAGAATATGACATTCATGTCAATAATGGCCGCTTGCTTGAGCATTTCCATGAAGGAAACTTAACTTATAAATCAGAAGGAATTACATCGAAAACTCCAGAGACTTTCCTTGAAGTGTCGCCAGAACTTGCTGAAGAAAGAGGCCTAAAAGATGGGACGCTTATCAGATTGACATCACCATACGGCAATTTGAAGGTCAGATGTGTTGTCACCGACCGAGTGGCAGGAAAGGAAGTATACCTGCCGATGAACGACCAGGGCGATGCAGCCATCAATCTCCTGACAAGCAGTTATGGAGATAAAAACACCGATACTCCAGCTTATAAGGAGACGAAGGCCAAAATGGAAATACTCCAATTTGAAGGAGTCAATCCTTTGCCGAGGAACAATTTCCGGTACGGTAATCCACAGCCGCAAATCGGCGTCCAGGTCGAAAAGAAGTGGGCCCGTCCAGATTACAGCTTTCCAGGAGATCTTGTGAAAAAGGAGCGTACCCAGCATGGCTAA
- a CDS encoding c-type cytochrome produces MKNSLAIIIGFLIVGSLFVGWKISQDLGPAESASTPQQKTESTSKEIEFNPPSMEDVPDGPLGESIKYGHELVMETNTIADEYVGNNLSCASCHANGGTVKEEAPMVGLSAVYPDYRPREGEVYTLEDRINGCMIRSMNGKMFPTDSKEMRAMIAYLQYMSEGVPAGADLPWRAPKEPKQYPVPSVEDGEKLYAQSCASCHAADGSGTGTNTGPAVWGENSFNDGAGMSRLTKMAGYVQKNMPKGQGGTLTDQQAIDLAAYILSHDRPEFEGHEGDWPKGGRPADIMNKEKREQVKNGTIDWEAMLTIKN; encoded by the coding sequence ATGAAAAATAGTCTCGCAATTATCATTGGATTTTTAATCGTTGGATCATTATTTGTTGGCTGGAAAATTAGCCAGGACCTTGGACCAGCTGAATCAGCAAGTACGCCTCAGCAGAAAACTGAGAGTACAAGCAAGGAAATTGAATTCAACCCGCCAAGCATGGAGGACGTACCTGATGGTCCTCTTGGTGAAAGCATTAAGTATGGACATGAGCTAGTAATGGAAACAAATACTATAGCCGACGAATACGTCGGCAATAACCTTTCTTGTGCCAGCTGTCATGCGAATGGAGGCACGGTGAAAGAAGAAGCACCGATGGTTGGACTTTCTGCAGTCTATCCTGATTACAGGCCGCGTGAAGGCGAGGTTTACACTCTTGAAGACCGAATCAATGGATGTATGATCCGCAGCATGAATGGAAAAATGTTCCCTACTGACAGCAAGGAAATGCGTGCAATGATCGCTTACCTGCAATACATGTCAGAAGGTGTACCGGCTGGTGCGGACCTTCCTTGGAGGGCGCCTAAAGAACCTAAGCAATACCCCGTTCCAAGTGTTGAAGATGGTGAAAAGCTATACGCACAATCATGTGCTAGCTGTCATGCTGCTGATGGTTCTGGTACTGGAACGAATACAGGACCAGCAGTTTGGGGAGAAAATTCATTCAATGACGGGGCAGGAATGTCAAGACTGACAAAAATGGCAGGTTACGTTCAGAAGAATATGCCCAAAGGACAGGGTGGAACGTTAACTGACCAGCAAGCGATCGATTTGGCGGCCTATATTCTTTCCCATGATCGACCTGAATTCGAAGGCCATGAAGGTGACTGGCCTAAAGGCGGAAGGCCGGCAGATATCATGAATAAGGAAAAACGTGAGCAAGTTAAAAACGGTACAATTGATTGGGAAGCAATGCTCACGATAAAAAATTAA
- a CDS encoding ferritin-like domain-containing protein: MYPYYDHYRQNQKLISDLIKAINGEYSATRCYEKLAGLAPDAEQRDQIKEILDDEKRHLRQFTQIYTTLTGKQPQLQMTEKCSETYRQGLEASFKDEQKTTDFYHEIADDATDPVIKEVFRRAAFDEQNHAVWFLYYIGKEK; this comes from the coding sequence ATGTATCCTTATTATGACCATTACAGACAGAACCAAAAGCTAATCAGTGACCTGATAAAAGCTATTAATGGTGAATACAGCGCAACAAGATGCTATGAAAAGCTAGCTGGGCTTGCTCCTGATGCAGAACAGAGGGACCAAATCAAAGAAATACTTGATGATGAGAAAAGGCACTTGCGTCAATTTACACAAATCTATACAACATTAACAGGGAAGCAGCCACAGCTGCAGATGACCGAAAAATGCAGTGAAACGTATAGGCAAGGACTAGAAGCATCTTTCAAGGATGAGCAAAAAACGACTGATTTTTATCACGAAATAGCAGATGACGCTACTGACCCAGTCATAAAAGAAGTGTTCAGGCGTGCAGCCTTTGATGAACAAAACCACGCTGTGTGGTTCCTCTATTATATTGGTAAAGAAAAGTAG
- a CDS encoding class I SAM-dependent methyltransferase gives MFASFYDQLMGPLEKKWIASVRKKIVSGLEGTILEIGAGTGANFPYYSKEKVERLVSLEPNPDMLKQAKGRAKEFELPVEFHQGSAETLPFKDGEFDIVVATLVLCSVSEPDKVFKEVRRVCKKGGKIVLFEHVRTDSKSLAFLQDVLTPAWKRLCDGCHLNRDTGSYMKGSGIEVVKEKKYLKGIFVEYEGVNPE, from the coding sequence ATGTTTGCTTCTTTTTATGATCAACTTATGGGACCTCTCGAGAAGAAATGGATTGCGAGTGTCCGTAAAAAAATAGTTTCTGGATTAGAGGGAACTATACTGGAAATTGGCGCAGGAACAGGAGCGAATTTCCCTTATTATTCAAAGGAAAAGGTGGAGAGGCTAGTTTCGTTGGAGCCAAATCCCGATATGCTTAAACAGGCAAAAGGCAGGGCGAAAGAATTTGAACTGCCTGTCGAATTCCATCAGGGGAGTGCAGAAACCCTTCCATTTAAGGATGGGGAGTTTGATATTGTTGTAGCCACACTTGTCCTATGTTCTGTAAGCGAACCGGATAAGGTATTTAAGGAAGTGAGAAGAGTGTGTAAAAAAGGCGGGAAAATCGTCCTTTTTGAGCATGTACGAACGGATTCGAAATCGCTTGCTTTCCTCCAGGATGTCCTTACTCCTGCGTGGAAAAGGCTGTGTGATGGGTGCCATTTAAACAGGGATACAGGGAGCTATATGAAGGGATCTGGTATCGAGGTGGTGAAAGAAAAGAAGTATCTTAAGGGTATTTTTGTTGAATACGAGGGAGTGAATCCAGAATAA